A window of Aromatoleum bremense genomic DNA:
AGCCGCAGGGCCGCGCCCCCGAGGGCATTTCCGCCGATCCGAGACTTGTCGGGGCGGGAAGGCAAGGGCACAGGCAACAAGCAAACAAGCCAGAAAATGAGAAACGCCTGATGAGTTTTCCGGAAAGTTTTTTCGCCATCGCAGCAACCTCCTGCCTTGTTGCCATTGTCATCGTCCTCACCAAGAATCTGCACGGTCGCTTCACGCTGGACTCGGATCATGGAATCCAGAAGTTCCACGTCGCGCCGACCCCGCGCGTCGGAGGCGTCGCGGTGGTGGCGGCGCTCGTCGTCGGCGCCTTCACGGCGGGCGCGGACGAGCAGGCGATCCTCTTCCCCCTCCTGCTGGCCGCGGTGCCGGCGTTCGGCTTCGGCATTGCCGAAGACCTCACCAAGAAGGTCAGCGTCACCCGGCGGCTGGTGGCCACGCTGTGCAGCGGCGTGCTGGCCTGGCTGCTCACGGGCATCGCGCTGCATCACCTCGACCTCGCGCCGGCCGATTTCATCCTGCAGTGGCTGCCGGCGGCGGTGATCCTCACCGCGTTCGCGGCGGGCGGAATCGCCAACGCGGTCAACATGATCGACGGCTTCAACGGTCTCGCCGGCGGGGCGCTGGTCATCATGTTCGGCGCGCTCGGCCTCGTGGCCTTCCAGGTGGACGACGTCGTCCTCGCGTCCGTCTGCTGGACTTTCGCCGCCGCGTTCGCCGGCTTCCTCGCGATCAACTTTCCCGCCGGCAAGATCTTCCTCGGCGATGGCGGCGCCTATCTCGGGGGCTTCGCGCTCGCCTGGCTCGCCATCCTGCTGCCGGAGCGCAACACCGAAATCTCCCCGTGGGTCAGCCTGCTGATCTGCGCCTACCCGGTGATGGAGCTGATCTTCAGCATCGCCCGCCGGCGCCATCGCGAGCACCACCCGGGCGCGGCCGACCGCCTGCATCTGCACAGCCTCGTGCATGCGCGCGTCGTGCGCCATTTCGTCCACGCAGACCACCCCACCTTGCGCAACGCAGCCGTTTCGCCGCTGATGTGGCTGTTTGCGTTCGTCCCCGCCGGCTTCGCGCAGTTCGGCTGGCACAGCCGCAGCCAGTGCCTGGCCGCGGTCCTTCTCACGTTCGCGGCCTACCTGCTGTGCTACCTGCGGCTGGTGCGTTTCCGCTGGCCGTGGTCTCCCGCCTCCGCCGCCCTGGACAACGCCGACGCGCTCGACCGCGCCTGAGCGTTTTCCCGCCATTTCCAGTGATAATCCCGCCCCGGCTTCCACCTCGGGCGCGACGCGGTCGTGAGAATCGTCGCTGGCAACCCGGCGCGGCAGTACGTGCGGCGCCTGTGGTACGCGCGCTCAACGTCGAAGTACGTATCATCGTGGTCCTGGCATAAGTGGTCCGGATACCATGCCAAGTCATAACCAACAGCTACAAGGTTCATCCAATGCCTGAGATCAGTCGCTTCCTGGGAATCGTGATCTACATGAACTGGGCGGATCATCCCTTGCCTCACTTTCATGCGCGGTACGGCGCCTACGAGATCATGGTGGAGATCGAAACTGGCGTCGTCCGTGGCGAGTTCCCCAAGCGCGCCCTTCGTGCAGTCCTTGAGTGGCTGGACGAACATAAGGCCGAACTCGCAGAAGACTGGGAGCTTGCGCAGCTGCGTAAGCCGCTCAAACCGATTTCGCCTTTGGAGTAAGACCATGTTCCTACATACCACACGCGTTGAAGTGCGCCCCGGCTATCGGCTCTACCTACAGTTCAATAACGGCGCCGCCGGGGAAGTCGCCCTGCTCGATGAACTTTGGGGGGAAATGTTCGAGCCGCTCAAGGACGAAACGCTCTTCAGGACCGCCCATCAGGATGAAACGCTGGGCACCGTGGTCTGGGCCAATGGCGCCGACTTCGCGCCCGAGTTTCTGCTCGCGCTGCTACAGGCTCAGACCAGCCAGGTGGCATGATTGCCTCCTTCCCGCTGATTAGGATTAGACCCTGAGGGAGTAACTGAGGAGCTCACCATGCGCACTACGATCGACATCGAAAGCGACGTCCTTGCCGCCGCGAAGGAAATCGCACGCCAGCAACACACCAGTGTCGGCAAAGTCATCTCCCGGCTCGTTCGCCAAAGCCTGACCGGTGCCGCTGCCCCGCAAACCGTTGCCCACCAGACTCCCGCAGTCCCCGGCTTCGAGCCCTTTCCGGCCCGTGACGTCATCGTGACCAACGAGCTCATCGACCGTCTGCGCGACGCCGAGGGAATCTGATGCGTGCGCTGCTGGACGTGAATGTCCTCATCGCGCTGCTCGACGGCAGCCACGTGCACCACGCACGCGCAAGCCGGTGGCTCGCAGGTGAAATCGAGCATGGCTGGGCATCGTGTCCGCTGACCCAAAACGGTTGCCTGCGCATCATGGCTCAACCTGCCTACCCGCAGGCTTTGCCACTGGGCGCCGTTGCAAGCCGTCTGGCCCAGGCCACCGCACACCCGGCGCACCAGTTCATCGCCGACGACTACAGTCTGCTCGATGGCGCACAGATCACCTGGCAAAACCTGCTCGGTCACCGGCAGATTACCGACACTTATCTGCTCGGCCTCGCCGTGCGGCACGACTGCCGCTTCGTCAGCTTCGATGCACGGATCAACCCCGGCATCGTCACCGGCGCACAGCCCAAACACTGGTGCACGCTTTGACGCGGCCGGCTCTCAGTACAAGCAGTACGGTACATAACCCTGCTCATGACACTACCTTAGATACCGTACCGATAGGTACCCGCACTCTGCTGTGAATTATTTGCTTGCAAGGTATGTTTATGTTGATAACATCGCGCCCCATGCTTTGAAACACCCGCCCCATCCAGAGACATGCGCAATCTGTCGGATATCAACCTCGCCCTCATCGTCGCTAACCGCTTCCCCGGCAGTCGCCGCGACGTGACCAACGAGGTGCACTGTCGCGATCGGTGCGGCTCGGACAGCTGACCCCCCATGCTCACGATCACCCACCACGGCGCCATCACCGGCGTTACCGGCTCCTGCCACGAACTCACGCTGCACGGGCCGGGTGGGGCGAAAGCCGGCATGCTTGTCGACTGCGGCATCTTCCAGGGCACCGAAGCCGCCGGGCGCAGCGGCGCCGATGAGCTGGCCGTCGACTTTCCGATCGCGCACCTCCGCGCGCTGGTCGTCACCCACGTCCATATCGACCACGTCGGGCGCATCCCGCAGCTGCTTGCGGCCGGCTTCGACGGGCCGATCCTGTGCTCGCCGCCTTCGGCGCTGATGCTGCCGGAGATCCTCGAAGACGCGCTCAAGATCGGCTTCACCCGCGACGCCCGCCTCATCGAGCGCGTGCTCGACCGCATCCGCGCCCGCATCGTGCCCGTGCCGTTCGGCCAGTGGCATACCGTGTTCAACGACGGCGCCGGCCGGCTCGCGATCCGCCTGCAGCGCGCCGGCCACATCCTCGGCTCGGCCTACGTCGAGTGCGACGCCACCACCGCGGCCGAACACCAACGCATCGTCTTCTCCGGCGACCTCGGCGCCCCTGATTCGCCGCTGCTGCCCGAACCGCGCCCGCCCGAGCGCGCCGACCGCCTCGTCATCGAAGCCACTTACGGCGACCGCGACCACGAAGACCGCGCCACCCGCCGCCACCGCCTTCAGGCCGTGCTCGAACACGCGCTCGCCGACGGCGGCACGGTGCTGATCCCGGCTTTCGCCATCGGCCGCACGCAGGAACTGCTCTACGAAATCGAAGACATCATCTTCGAAGCCGGCGACGACCCGCGCTGGAAAGAGCTCGACATCGTCGTCGATTCGCCGCTCGCGGCCGAATTCACCCGTCTCTACCGTAAGCTCAAACCGTACTGGGACGAGGAAGCGACTGCCCGCGTACGCGAGGGCCGCCACCCGCTGTCCTTTGACCAGCTGCTCGTCCTCGACCGCCACGAAGACCACCTGAAAGCGGTCGATTACCTCACCCGCACCGGCCGGGCCGCTGTCGTCATCGCCGGCTCGGGCATGTGCGCCGGCGGGCGCGTCGTGAACTACCTCAAGGCGATGCTCGGCGACGCGCGCAACGACGTGCTGTTCGTCGGCTACCAGGCCGCCGGCACGCCGGGCCGCGACATCCTCACCTTTGGTCCGCGCGGCGGCTGGGTCATGCTCGACGGCGAGCGCCACCCGATCCGCGCGCAGATCCACCAGGTCGGCGGCTATTCCGCGCATGCGGGGCAGTCGGACCTGTTGAGGTTCGTCACCGGGATTCCGCAGATGCCTGCGGAGATCCGCATCGTGCATGGCGACGACGAAGCGAAGGCGGCGCTCAGGCGCAAGCTGGAAGCGGCCGGTGCTGGCAACGTCCTGATTCCCGACGCCACTGCCGGCGAAATGCCAAAGGTATCGCCATCTCACCAAGGCTTCACAAAGTGAACCTCATGAAAATCCACGTCCTTATCGCAATCGCTGCGCAATAAAATCGACCAGAAACGATTTAATCGATAAATTTTCGACCGCCACGTTCGTTTTTCGACTGCCATGCCATCCACCCGGCTTCTCTTCGACAACAGCGCGCTAGCGCTCGACGCCTCGCGGCGTTGGGCAGGCTATGCTGCGCTGATGCGGGGTTTGAAGCTCGAAGCGCCGCTGACCGAGCGCTGCGCCGTGGCCAGCGGGCACGTCAAGGGCAGCGTCAGGCTCGAAGGCGAACTGCGGGTGTACGACCAGCGCTACCGGCCCGCCGACGACATCGCCGGCCACCTGTTATTCGCGCTCAAGCACGAAACGCTCGACCTGCTGGTCCTCAAGCGGGTGCTGCAGCGGCTCGGGGCGGAGGCCGTCACTCACATCATCGGCGCCAACGCCAGCCGTCAGCAG
This region includes:
- a CDS encoding DUF2442 domain-containing protein; this translates as MFLHTTRVEVRPGYRLYLQFNNGAAGEVALLDELWGEMFEPLKDETLFRTAHQDETLGTVVWANGADFAPEFLLALLQAQTSQVA
- a CDS encoding DUF4160 domain-containing protein, giving the protein MPEISRFLGIVIYMNWADHPLPHFHARYGAYEIMVEIETGVVRGEFPKRALRAVLEWLDEHKAELAEDWELAQLRKPLKPISPLE
- a CDS encoding MBL fold metallo-hydrolase is translated as MLTITHHGAITGVTGSCHELTLHGPGGAKAGMLVDCGIFQGTEAAGRSGADELAVDFPIAHLRALVVTHVHIDHVGRIPQLLAAGFDGPILCSPPSALMLPEILEDALKIGFTRDARLIERVLDRIRARIVPVPFGQWHTVFNDGAGRLAIRLQRAGHILGSAYVECDATTAAEHQRIVFSGDLGAPDSPLLPEPRPPERADRLVIEATYGDRDHEDRATRRHRLQAVLEHALADGGTVLIPAFAIGRTQELLYEIEDIIFEAGDDPRWKELDIVVDSPLAAEFTRLYRKLKPYWDEEATARVREGRHPLSFDQLLVLDRHEDHLKAVDYLTRTGRAAVVIAGSGMCAGGRVVNYLKAMLGDARNDVLFVGYQAAGTPGRDILTFGPRGGWVMLDGERHPIRAQIHQVGGYSAHAGQSDLLRFVTGIPQMPAEIRIVHGDDEAKAALRRKLEAAGAGNVLIPDATAGEMPKVSPSHQGFTK
- a CDS encoding TA system VapC family ribonuclease toxin, whose amino-acid sequence is MRALLDVNVLIALLDGSHVHHARASRWLAGEIEHGWASCPLTQNGCLRIMAQPAYPQALPLGAVASRLAQATAHPAHQFIADDYSLLDGAQITWQNLLGHRQITDTYLLGLAVRHDCRFVSFDARINPGIVTGAQPKHWCTL
- a CDS encoding DUF6364 family protein, with amino-acid sequence MRTTIDIESDVLAAAKEIARQQHTSVGKVISRLVRQSLTGAAAPQTVAHQTPAVPGFEPFPARDVIVTNELIDRLRDAEGI
- a CDS encoding MraY family glycosyltransferase translates to MSFPESFFAIAATSCLVAIVIVLTKNLHGRFTLDSDHGIQKFHVAPTPRVGGVAVVAALVVGAFTAGADEQAILFPLLLAAVPAFGFGIAEDLTKKVSVTRRLVATLCSGVLAWLLTGIALHHLDLAPADFILQWLPAAVILTAFAAGGIANAVNMIDGFNGLAGGALVIMFGALGLVAFQVDDVVLASVCWTFAAAFAGFLAINFPAGKIFLGDGGAYLGGFALAWLAILLPERNTEISPWVSLLICAYPVMELIFSIARRRHREHHPGAADRLHLHSLVHARVVRHFVHADHPTLRNAAVSPLMWLFAFVPAGFAQFGWHSRSQCLAAVLLTFAAYLLCYLRLVRFRWPWSPASAALDNADALDRA